In Haloplanus rubicundus, one DNA window encodes the following:
- a CDS encoding D-2-hydroxyacid dehydrogenase codes for MTDPDIAVLRQKVHGMASSSYGAALRDRLPDREVAVATTSVEERDLIERARVVTGIHFETEWLERAENLDLFACAYAGTGHLDIDAFADAGVAVTNAAGVHGPNISEYVIGALVAHERQFRQAWEHQERNHWEAYPVRELQGSTAAVVGLGAIGEALTEKLDAFGVETVGVRYTPEKGGPTDEVVGFDDVHDALARSDYVILACPLTDTTRGLIDDEALASMRADGLLINVARGPVVDTDALVTALRDVDIRGATLDVTDPEPLPADHPLWSFENVQITPHNAGNTPKYYDRLADILATNLRRMEETGAVDGLENQVV; via the coding sequence ATGACCGATCCGGATATCGCCGTGTTGCGACAGAAGGTCCACGGCATGGCATCGTCTTCCTACGGCGCGGCGCTCCGTGACCGACTCCCCGACCGCGAGGTGGCCGTCGCGACCACGTCCGTCGAGGAGCGCGACCTGATCGAGCGCGCCCGCGTGGTGACTGGCATCCACTTCGAGACCGAGTGGCTCGAACGAGCCGAGAACCTCGACCTCTTCGCCTGCGCGTACGCGGGCACCGGCCACCTCGACATCGACGCGTTCGCGGACGCGGGCGTCGCCGTCACCAACGCCGCGGGCGTCCACGGCCCCAACATCTCCGAGTACGTGATCGGAGCGCTCGTCGCCCACGAACGGCAGTTCCGGCAGGCGTGGGAGCACCAAGAACGCAACCACTGGGAGGCCTACCCCGTCCGCGAACTGCAGGGGAGCACGGCCGCCGTCGTCGGTCTCGGCGCCATCGGCGAGGCGCTGACGGAGAAACTGGACGCCTTCGGCGTCGAGACGGTCGGGGTGCGGTACACGCCCGAGAAGGGTGGCCCGACCGACGAGGTGGTTGGCTTCGACGACGTTCACGACGCCCTCGCCCGTTCGGACTACGTGATCCTCGCGTGCCCGCTCACGGACACGACGCGCGGGTTGATCGACGACGAGGCGCTGGCGTCGATGCGTGCCGACGGCCTCCTGATCAACGTCGCCCGCGGCCCGGTCGTCGACACCGACGCGCTGGTGACGGCGCTTCGCGACGTCGACATCCGCGGCGCGACGCTGGACGTGACCGATCCCGAACCCCTCCCCGCGGACCACCCGCTCTGGTCGTTCGAGAACGTCCAGATCACGCCACACAACGCCGGCAACACGCCGAAATACTACGACCGACTCGCGGACATCCTCGCGACGAACCTCCGGCGGATGGAGGAGACCGGCGCGGTCGACGGGCTGGAGAATCAGGTGGTGTAG